One Coccinella septempunctata chromosome 8, icCocSept1.1, whole genome shotgun sequence genomic window carries:
- the LOC123318906 gene encoding bifunctional purine biosynthesis protein ATIC, producing MCTCFLSKKVIMETKKIALLSVSDKTGLIEFAKELNNLGFTLVASGGTAKSVRDTGVPVKDVSEISGAPEILGGRVKTLHPAVHGGILSRLIPSDLADLEQQKIDLIQIVVCNLYPFVKTVSNPDVTIANAVENIDIGGVTLLRAAAKNHARVTVICDPKDYSSIVKELKSSTDTDTSANTRQQLALKAFTHTSEYDLAITDYFRKQYSSGVSQLTLRYGMNPHQKPAQIFTTLPNLPLKVINGSPGFINLCDALNGWQLVKELKSALGLPAATSFKHVSPAGAAVGTTLSDIEAKVCMVDDMTDQLTPLATAYARARGADRMSSFGDFVALSDVCDVPTAKIISREVSDGVIAPGYTEEALEILKKKKGGNYCILQICPNYEPDPIERKILFGLTLEQQRNNAVIDKNLFSNIVTKNKTLPESAIRDLIVATIALKYTQSNSVCYAKNGQVIGIGAGQQSRIHCTRLAGDKADNWWLRQHPKILNMKFRKGVKRAEISNAIDNYVNDTVGKDMDRATFEAMFDNVPESLTQTERKSWMNQLKGVSLASDAFFPFRDNVDRAFLSGVTFIGSPAGSTNDEVVIEACNDHKIVLAHTNLRLFHH from the exons ATGTGCACCTGTTTCTTATCAAAAAAAGTAATCATGGAAACGAAGAAAATAG CTCTATTATCAGTATCTGACAAAACTGGACTTATCGAATTTGCAAAAGAACTGAATAATTTGGGATTCACTTTGGTAGCCAGTGGAGGTACTGCTAAGTCTGTAAGAGATACTGGGGTACCAGTAAAGGatgtttctgaaatatcagGTGCTCCTGAGATACTTGGTGGTCGGGTGAAAACTTTGCATCCCGCTGTACATGGAGGTATTCTTTCAAG GCTCATTCCATCTGATTTGGCAGATCTTGAGCAGCAAAAAATTGATCTCATCCAAATTGTAGTTTGTAATTTATATCCGTTCGTGAAGACTGTCAGCAATCCAGATGTCACAATAGCAAATGCTGTGGAGAATATAGATATAGGAGGTGTGACTTTACTCAGAGCTGCTGCTAAAAACCATGCCAGAGTTACTGTTATTTGTGATCCAAAAGATTATTCCTCTATAGTTAAAGAGCTGAAAAGTTCCACAGACACTGACACTTCGGCGAACACAAg GCAACAATTGGCTCTAAAAGCTTTCACCCACACCTCTGAATATGATCTGGCAATAACAGACTACTTCAGAAAGCAGTATTCCTCTGGAGTGTCCCAACTTACTCTACGATATGGCATGAATCCTCATCAAAAACCAGCACAAATATTCACCACTTTACCTAATTTGCCTCTCAAAGTAATCAACGGTTCTCCAGGTTTTATAAACTTATGTGATGCTCTAAATGGCTGGCAGTTAGTTAAAGAATTGAAAAGTGCTCTAGGTTTACCTGCTGCAACAAGTTTCAAACATGTGTCACCTGCTGGAGCTGCAGTTGGCACAACACTCAGTGATATTGAG GCGAAAGTATGTATGGTGGACGATATGACCGATCAGTTAACTCCCTTAGCTACAGCATACGCAAGAGCTAGAGGTGCAGACCGAATGTCTTCTTTCGGAGACTTCGTAGCCTTATCAGATGTTTGTGATGTTCCTACAGCTAAAATAATCTCGAGGGAAGTTTCAGATGGTGTTATTGCTCCAGGCTATACTGAAGAAGCTTTAGAAATACTCAAAAAGAAGAAGGGTGGAAATTATTGCATTCTACAA ATCTGTCCCAACTACGAGCCGGATCCAATCGAACGTAAAATACTATTTGGACTGACATTAGAACAACAGAGAAATAATGCCGTTATCGATAAAAATTTATTCAGCAACATTGTGACAAAGAACAAGACCTTACCAGAGTCTGCTATTCGAGATCTTATTGTAGCCACTATCGCCCTGAAATATACTCAAAGTAATTCAGTGTGCTATGCGAAGAATGGACAGGTGATTGGCATTGGTGCTGGTCAGCAGTCCAGAATACATTGTACCCGATTGGCTGGCGATAAAGCAGATAATTGGTGGTTGAGACAGCATCCCAAAATATTGAATATGAAATTCAGGAAAGGCGTGAAGAGAGCAGAAATTTCAAATGCAATCGATAATTATGTAAACGATACTGTTG GCAAAGACATGGATCGAGCTACATTTGAGGCTATGTTTGACAATGTACCAGAGTCTCTGACTCAAACGGAACGAAAATCTTGGATGAACCAATTGAAAGGTGTGTCCTTAGCCTCTGATGCCTTCTTTCCATTTAGAGATAATGTGGATAGAGCATTTTTG agtgGTGTTACGTTCATAGGAAGCCCGGCAGGTTCCACTAATGATGAAGTCGTCATTGAAGCTTGCAATGATCATAAAATCGTCTTAGCTCACACCAACCTGAGGCTATTTCATCACTGA
- the LOC123319192 gene encoding eukaryotic translation initiation factor 3 subunit E codes for MAKYDLTPRMGQYLDRHLVFPLLEFLSAKEIYDEKQLLKAKLDILSKTNMIDYAIDIRNQLYQNEAIEDSLKQRRQMVVDKLQELQRVVDPILHILNDDEVMRNMETMRDSKTLINYLSKDYKFEIEMIDSLYKLAKYRYDCGNYSASTSYLYFCMLVLPSNDKNYLSVLWGKFASEILVQNWDSALEDLNKLRDYIDSSSNHFGGNSSLNLLQQRTWLIHWSLFVFFNHAMGRELIIEMFLYKPHYLNAIQTMCPHILRYLATAVIINRGRRSALKDLIKVIQQESYTYKDPITEFLEHLYVNFDFDGARQKLQDCQTVLFNDFFLISCLEEFVENARLMIFETFCRIHQCISIGMLAEKLNMNPDEAECWIVNLIRNARLDAKIDSKLGHVVMGAQPLSPYQQLIEKIDSLSVRSETLCGLIDRKLKAKTDIRWGNHQD; via the exons ATGGCAAAATATGATCTAACTCCCCGAATGGGGCAATATTTAGATCGCCATTTGGTTTTTCCTCTCCTCGAATTTTTGTCGGCCAAGGAA ATTTATGATGAAAAGCAACTACTGAAAGCAAAGCTAGATATTTTGAGTAAAACTAATATGATTGACTATGCGATTGATATAAGGAATCAATTATATCAAAACGAGGCTATTGAAGATTCGTTGAAACAACGACGCCAAATGGTAGTTGACAAACTACAGGAATTACAGAGAGTTGTCGATccaattttacatattttgaATGATGACGAAGTTATGCGTAATATGGAGACTATGAGGGATTCCAAAACTCTCATCAATTATTTATCCAAGGATTATAAG TTCGAAATAGAAATGATCGATAGCCTGTACAAATTGGCGAAGTATAGGTATGATTGTGGCAACTACTCTGCATCCACTTCTTACCTGTACTTTTGTATGCTTGTTCTTCCATCAAATGACAAAAACTATTTGTCAGTGTTATGGGGAAAGTTTGCATCTGAAATTCTCGTACAAAACTGGGATTCGGCCTTAGAAGACTTGAATAAGTTGAGAGATTATATAGATTCTAGTTCTAACCATTTTGGAGGCAATAGCTCACTGAACTTATTGCAACAAAGAACATGGTTAATTCACTGGTCACTGTTTGTGTTTTTCAATCATGCAATGGGAAGAGAACTCataattgaaatgtttttatacAAACCACACTACTTGAATGCCATCCAAACTATGTGTCCCCATATTCTTCGTTATCTTGCAACTGCAGTAATCATCAATCGCGGAAGAAGATCAGCATTGAAAGATTTAATCAAG gtcATCCAACAAGAAAGTTATACTTATAAAGATCCAATCACTGAATTTTTAGAACATCTATAtgttaattttgattttgatggaGCAAGGCAGAAACTACAAGATTGCCAAACAGTTCTTTTCAACGACTTCTTCCTGATCTCTTGTTTAGAAGAGTTTGTCGAGAATGCTCGTCTTATGATTTTCGAAACTTTCTGTCGCATTCATCAATGTATTAGTATTGGAATGCTAGCTGAGAAACTCAACATGAACCCTGATGAAGCCGAATGCTGGATAGTCAATCTCATAAGGAATGCTAG ATTGGATGCGAAGATCGACTCCAAACTAGGTCATGTTGTAATGGGAGCACAGCCACTTTCCCCATATCAGCagttgattgaaaaaattgattcacTCTCTGTGAGGTCAGAAACTTTGTGTGGCCTTATTGATAGAAAACTGAAGGCAAAGACAGAT ATACGTTGGGGAAATCATCAGGATTGA